From the genome of Triticum aestivum cultivar Chinese Spring chromosome 3B, IWGSC CS RefSeq v2.1, whole genome shotgun sequence, one region includes:
- the LOC123069382 gene encoding uncharacterized protein: MDFTWFDDRSVIFQGLDGTAQHQVSSGSDPEFESFVKHIEKHYTDHLLVPEDADGIFLLLPNMDDADFIERVVRVMCRAMQRVISSIVVLYLLLFMDLIFFSNLAVEEQEDLEDQHLNLLEDQEDLEEQHLNFHADMQGDSDDDDDVWVPQVPNFNPLWLLEDQDDLEEPLDLHLDEEYNSQLSKADRLLEEGEEMLTRAFALHAHIKDHINRRITYVAAESVLQQMAVVATRLLHLGTESRDFSPDLQQFALQRMELGQ, translated from the exons ATGGATTTCACGTGGTTTGATGACCGTAGTGTTATCTTTCAAGGCCTGGATGGTACAGCCCAGCATCAGGTGTCAAGTG GTTCTGATCCTGAATTTGAAAGTTTTGTCAAGCACATTGAAAAGCATTACACAGACCATCTTCTTGTGCCAGAGGATG CTGATGGCATTTTTTTACTACTCCCAAACATGGATGACGCCGACTTCATTGAG AGGGTGGTGAGGGTGATGTGCAGGGCAATGCAGAGGGTAATTTCTTCCATTGTTGTTCTTTATTTACTCCTGTTCATGGATCtaatttttttttctaatttggCAGTTGAAGAGCAGGAAGATCTTGAGGATCAACATCTGAACTTGC TTGAAGACCAAGAAGATCTCGAGGAGCAACATCTAAACTTTC ACGCTGATATGCAGGGAGATAGTGATG ATGATGATGATGTCTGGGTACCGCAAGTCCCGAACTTCAATCCACTCTGGCTAC TTGAAGACCAGGATGATCTTGAGGAGCCTCTTGACTTGC ATCTGGATGAAGAGTATAACTCTCAGCTCTCAAAGGCAGACCGGCTCCTTGAAGAGGGAGAGGAGATGCTTACACGTGCGTTTGCCCTGCATGCGCACATTAAGGATCATATCAATCGACGGATTACGTATGTCGCTGCAGAGTCTGTTCTTCAACAAATGGCAGTAGTTGCCACCCGGTTGCTACATCTTGGTACTGAGTCAAGGGACTTCTCGCCAGATCTCCAACAGTTTGCGCTTCAGAGGATGGAACTTGGTCAATGA